One Oceanicoccus sagamiensis genomic region harbors:
- the rsgA gene encoding small ribosomal subunit biogenesis GTPase RsgA: MSKRKLTRRQAWRVKKIQDERTERASKKAGFVDQQLTEGELGDEQEGLVIAHYGSQVDVECQQGNDAGQIFRCHLRANLDTLVTGDRVIWRAGKPTGVIVANQPRESELSRPDMHGQLRPVAANIDYIVIVIAPLPEPHANLIDRYLVAAESVDIEPLILLNKVDLIDDKNRAQIDELLSVYPEIGYRVLNASTQTMDGLAELKAVLKDRTSVFVGQSGVGKSSLINALLPGVDIKVGELSKAHAKGTHTTTTAKLFHFPDGGDLVDSPGIREFGLWHMEREQVLDGFLEFRPYLGGCKFRDCKHQSEPGCELLAALEAGKISERRLASFESIANSLEML, translated from the coding sequence ATGTCGAAGCGTAAACTCACCCGGCGCCAAGCCTGGCGGGTCAAGAAAATTCAGGATGAACGCACCGAGCGAGCCAGTAAAAAGGCGGGCTTTGTTGACCAGCAATTAACCGAAGGGGAATTGGGAGATGAGCAGGAAGGCTTAGTCATTGCCCATTATGGCAGCCAGGTAGATGTGGAATGCCAGCAGGGGAATGATGCTGGCCAGATTTTTCGCTGCCATCTACGGGCTAATTTAGACACCTTAGTTACCGGCGACCGGGTTATCTGGCGAGCGGGCAAGCCGACCGGCGTTATTGTGGCCAACCAACCCAGAGAAAGTGAACTCTCACGCCCGGATATGCATGGCCAGCTGCGGCCAGTTGCTGCCAATATCGACTATATCGTCATTGTGATTGCACCATTACCAGAACCCCACGCCAATCTAATTGACCGCTATTTGGTGGCGGCGGAGTCTGTCGATATAGAACCGCTGATCTTGCTGAATAAAGTCGATTTAATCGATGATAAAAACCGCGCTCAAATTGATGAGCTATTGTCGGTCTATCCCGAGATTGGCTATCGCGTTTTAAATGCTTCCACTCAAACCATGGATGGACTCGCTGAGTTAAAAGCCGTACTTAAAGACCGCACCAGTGTTTTTGTCGGGCAATCCGGTGTGGGTAAATCTTCACTAATTAATGCACTGCTACCCGGCGTCGATATTAAAGTGGGCGAATTATCCAAAGCCCACGCCAAAGGAACACACACCACCACCACCGCAAAACTGTTTCACTTTCCCGACGGTGGTGATTTGGTGGACTCACCGGGGATTCGTGAATTTGGTCTTTGGCATATGGAACGGGAACAAGTACTGGATGGTTTTTTGGAATTTCGCCCCTATCTTGGAGGCTGTAAATTCCGCGACTGCAAACATCAATCGGAACCGGGCTGCGAATTATTGGCCGCTCTGGAAGCAGGAAAAATTTCCGAACGCAGGTTGGCCAGTTTTGAATCTATCGCCAATTCTCTGGAGATGCTATGA
- the orn gene encoding oligoribonuclease has translation MSDAIDNNNLNLIWIDLEMTGLEPDVDHIIEIATIVTDSDLNTIAEGPVFAIHQSDDILAGMDEWNTTHHGRSGLTQRVQESTTSVAEAEAKTIEFLRQHVPEGASPICGNTIGQDRRFLVKYMPELERYFHYRNLDVSTLKELMRRWRPDLMGGISKQGAHLALDDIRESIEELKYYREVFLKV, from the coding sequence ATGTCTGACGCTATTGATAACAATAACCTTAACCTGATCTGGATCGACCTTGAGATGACAGGGCTTGAGCCTGATGTCGATCATATTATTGAAATCGCCACCATTGTTACGGATTCAGACCTTAACACTATCGCTGAGGGGCCGGTATTTGCGATTCACCAGAGTGATGACATTCTGGCCGGTATGGATGAATGGAATACGACTCACCATGGCCGTTCCGGCTTAACTCAGCGGGTTCAGGAAAGTACGACTAGCGTGGCTGAAGCGGAAGCCAAGACCATTGAATTTTTACGTCAGCATGTGCCTGAAGGGGCTTCGCCTATTTGTGGCAATACCATTGGTCAGGATCGCCGGTTTTTAGTGAAGTATATGCCGGAGCTTGAGCGCTATTTCCACTACCGCAACCTGGATGTCAGTACCCTGAAAGAATTAATGCGCCGTTGGCGCCCTGATTTAATGGGCGGTATTAGCAAGCAGGGTGCGCACTTGGCGCTGGATGATATTCGCGAGTCGATTGAAGAATTAAAATACTACCGCGAGGTATTTTTGAAAGTTTAG